GATCGGTGGTATCGTGGCCAACGGTCTTTGCCACCGAAGCTTCGACATCGTAGCTTTCGGCGTGTGAAACCGAAGggttgatgatcttcttggccattgtGATTGAGAGTTGATTGTGAGTAGAAGAATGAGCGGATGAGTGCCTGATGGAGCAGATCTCGAACTGATCAGCAACGCATCTTGAGGTTATATACTGGAGCAATTGAATCCTCCTCTCGTATATTTCCCAATCGCTTGTGTTCCCAAGTGTTCCCAAGTCCCCCATGGGGAACCGAAAACCGCCCCATGGGGGTTCAATGTTACAGTCCGAACATTACCCCTTTCGGAATAGCCCCTCACTCGAAAGAATGCTTAGCCCGGGGCCCATCGTGACCTCGAGAATGGTCAGTTTGTGGTGGATACCCCTCATCGCTTGATATATCGGACCGAGAGTCACGAGAAATGACGCTGGCGAAAAGAATTGGATCTGCCGACTATATCTCCATTAAGCATTCAACGAAACCGAAACCCCGGATCTAAGAGCGACAATGTCGACTATCCCGGTAAAGCGCGGCCAGGTCTGCGACAACTGCCGATTCCGCAAGGTCAAGTGTGATCGCGGGTTGCCCTGTAAGAACTGTCACATCGGAGACCTCCGTTGCCAGTATCGCCACAGCATTCGGAAGAAAGGCCCAAAGCAGGGTCAAGGGAGACGACAGACGCAGCTGAGACAGGGTCTGAGTATTGATGAGTATCAATTCCAGATACTTACCTCGGAAGCGCCGCCTGGATCTACCAGTAACGCCAATAGTCGTCAAGATCCCTCAACAGACCAACCCGACGCCCGgtcattctcatctccaccaacaaACATCGGCTCTGCTCCAcaaccagagccagaaccGGAATCGGATTCGACAACACCTCCTAATGACGCGACTATCAATACTGGAGACCTCTGCAAACGCATGTCACTATCGCTCGTTGCTCACATACGGCTCTTCCAGAGATTTCTCTACCCCATTATGCCAGTCGTCGACGACGACGTCCTCGCCGATGCAGCCCGACTGGACGACATACCACCTTCCAGATACGCTCTAATCCTTGCAATATGTGCCGCAACAAGAATGCAACTCCGGCTTGACAAGAGGATCGACAACTGTGAGAATGACCTGAATACGCAAATCCCAGCCGAGCCACGTTTGACAGGAGACATGCTCGTCAACTTGGCTGAGACCTCACTCCGCCAATACAGCGTGATAGATGATACGACTCTCGATTCAGTActcgtctccttcttcctATTTGCAAGCTATGGTAATCTCAACGATCCGCGTCACGCCTGGTTCTATCTCAATCAGAGCATCACCCTCGCCCAGTCTCTTGACCTGACAAAAGAGTCTGGCTACTATGGTCTACCCGCTGAACAACGCGAGAAGAGACGACGCGTTTTCTGGCTTCTCTTTGTTACAGAAAGGTGAGCCGCTCCCACCACTCCCTTACCCTCAAAACTGACACGTTCCAGAACCTTTGCACTCCAGCACAGAAGATCCGTCATGCTCCGAAGCACAGTCAACAAGCCCCAAATCGTCGATTCAAATTGCCCTGTAGTGATGCACGATTTTATAAATCACATTCGCCTTTTCGAATCTCTCCCATATTCACTGTACGAATGGCAGCCGGAGGGCGATGATCAGCGCTTCgatgacttgaagcttgtAAATACAatcaacgagaagctctGCAGTGTGCAGCCAGACCAGTCGATCATAGAGAGTCAACGATTCGATACGCTCATCACTCAACAGTGGTTACGGATATCCATGTGGAGGATTGCATTTGGCCAGAATCCATCGTCGGCGTCTGGCTTCGGACTACTTCTTCCGCCTTCGCTTCCAATGGATGCaggcaagatcatcatgtctgcctTGGGGTCTGTTGGAACTAAGTCGAAAGACTGCCATGGCATCGGGATGGTAAGATTCGTTGGTGTTTCTGACTGCTCATTGGATACTGACATTTTGTAGGAACAAAAGCTTTTCGATGTCGGCGTCAGTCTCGCAGATACCGCCCAACTCCCTGGCTGGACCTATTCTGCACTCGAAAATGGCCCTCGGGACTTGCTCTCCGTCGTGATCCATGCTCTATCAGCCGTTCGAGGCGCTCAGTCTCACTTGTTGcccaatcttctcaagcaCTCAGAGACATTATTTGCTCTTGCAGATCCCAGCGCGCATCTCGATCTCCAATGGGATATGCAAGAGGCTGGAAATGATGAGAGGCTAGCGATTGTTGAGGAACTGTCGCCCGAAGATGAACAGCCCGTGGATCCGTTGGGCTGGGTACCAGATGGTAATCTCGATATGCTGGATTTGAGTACACCTGTTGTGACGACAAGTTGGGAGGATGCCACGATATCGTGTGGCCAGTTTGATCCCGAGATCGGACTTTCTTTCAACTGATGTGCAAAAGCGTGCTTCATGTTGAAAATCTATCCAATATGCTCGTGTTTGGGTTTTCCATTTCACGTCAACTTTCTGGTGTCCTTGATATCTTTACATAGCCTCCTACCCGATTCCATTATACCCTCTCTAGTAGAACAACCTTACTATCATAATCTGTACCAAATCGAAACTGAATTCCTCCATTCATCAATGTCGCGCCCGAGTACGTCTCCACGCCGTCAAGCTTATATCTCGCCGCTGCGTCAAGTCCAGCCAGTCGAAGCAGAGGATAGTTGAGAACGGTAGTTGCCCTGATTTGAAAGGCAAACAAAACCGCCTGACTTCCGTCCTCTGATACAAAGATCGCAGCAGGGAAGTTGGAGTCCTCGGGCAACACTAATCGCCACATATCTCCCTTGATAATGACGGGATTGATCTTCGCtgcgagcttgatgagctctGGGATCTGTGCCTTGTCTTCCTCAGGCGTATGATCAGGGTTTAACTCGAAACCGAATGAGCCACCCATCATCGCGACGTGGGCTCTGAAGCTCATTGGGATTGAGCGTCCAGTCACATCATTTGGCGCAGAGCAAACATGTGCGCCCATTGTCGAGGGTGGGTACACTAAAGATGTGCCGAACTGGATATGGATGCGGTCGAAGGCGTCCATGTTGTCTGAAGTCCAAACTTGCGGGAAGTATTGCAAGATGCCAGGATCAAAGCGACCTCCACCAGATGCACAGCCTTCCCAAAGGACATCTGGAAATCGAGCAGTGAGCACGTCGAAGACATGGTAGATACCGAGCATGTACGCGTGATGATTGTCTGGCGTGGGGCTTTCGTGCATCGCTCGATTGTTATCCCACTTGACATAGCTGACTGGAACAGTTTCTAAGATCTTGGATACAGAGCTGATGATAAAGTCCTGCACATCTGGGAGCGCAGCGTTCAGGACCAGTTGTTGGCGAGTTTCGCTGCGAGCGTAGTTTCCAGCGCTCAGAACCCACTCAGGATGCTGCTCATAGAGCTCAGACTTCTGGTTGACCATCTCAGGCTCAAACCACAATCCGAACTGCAGCTTCTCGTCCGAATCCTTGACTTGCAACTTGGTGATGTCCTTGGCAAGAGAGTCCAGGCCACTGGGAAATCTCTTGGGGTTTGCAACCCAATCGCCCAGTCCAGCATGGTCGTTGACACGAGGATGCTTGTCACCGAACCATCCATCGTCAAGCACAAAGAGCTTGGCACCCAACTTGGCTGACTCTTGTGCTAGCTTGTAGATAGTCTTGTCGTCGAAGTCAAAGTACAGCCCTTCCCAACTATTCAGCAAAACGGGCCTCTCTTCAGAAACAAACTTGCTTCTGATGAGGTTTTGACGATACAGGCGGTGGAACTTTCGTGACATCTCGCCAATTCCAAGATTGGAAAAGACGGAAACGCATTCTGGCGATTGCAGTGACTCCCCTGGCCTCAACGGCCAAGAGAGTTGGCATGGGTTCATTCCGACGAGTACGCGAGTGAGACCTTGATGACTCTTCTCAACTTCGACGCTGAAGGATCCGGTGTAGACGAGGGAGAAACCCCAAGCTTCGCCGTGGGACtcggttgttgttgtggagACCATTGACAAGAATGGGTTATGGTAGTGAGACGAGTAGCCAGTAGTACTTCCGAAGCTGCGCCAATATTAGCCATGAAGCGTCTGGTTCAAGACGATAACATACCCTTGCAGTCCGTACTCGACCTTTCGGCGAGTTCTATTGCATTCTCTGGTCCACTCGCCCTGCAACTGCAGCATCTCGTAGTTCTCATGAGGGAAGTCGACGCTGAAGCTTgacagcttctcaacagtaATGACATCAtcgctcttgttgatgattttgacGTTTCGCACGATCGCATCAAAATTGGGGAAGATAGAGTATGACAAGTCTGCACCAACAGAGCTATACTCATCGTAAAGATGTATAATGAGAGTTGAaacatcatcgtctgagCCAAATGTACTAGGCAGTTTTTCGATCGCAGGTTTACCCTTGAGGACTGTATGAGATTTGTACTTGAAGTTGCAAACTGTAAAGCCCTTGGCGTGCTTGATGTGTACAGCAGGAGCGCGGAAATCTCCACGACCCAGGTCTGGAAACTCACGGcggagatgagcttgagttgACCAGCCTCCGCCATTGGACATGATCTGAGCAATAGGATTTTCTGTTACGCGATCGCCGAAGTGATCGAGCAGAAGATCACCAGTCGCTGGATCGACGTGAAAGCGGTAGGAGACATTTTTGCCGTTGAGCGCAAATGAGGTGCCGTCCACGACGATTGCTGGGTTTGTCAGTGCTGATGACGATAAGACGGGAAACCTACGGTCGGCTTTGggggttgttggtgttgtctgTAGAAGAGTCATTGTGAAGATGCAACAGACGCTATACCTagagactgaagaagaaagagacgGGTCTAGAAAGGTGATTACGGTATTTCAACAGGAAGCATTGGATTTGGGTTTAAATAACATAATTGTTCTTGTGATGCAACAGTCATTGACATGATTCCGAGCATTTCCCCATGGGGTTAATCAGCCTCCGATCAAGGAGCGGGGGCGATGAGACAAAGATGGACTAGCCTAAATTGATCGAGCATAACTTATGAGCCTTGTGCATATCCTGCATTAAATTGTGCACATTTGTGTGATTTTACCCTACACTTGTCCTCGGTTTTACCCAGACCTGAAAGTCAAGAGGCTTTACAAACCAGTAGTTCTGTGTTTTCCACTCATTTTGAAGTAAATTATCATCCAAAGCGACAcgttcttcatcatcttgcaaCCATCTCTCGGGCGAGAACGAATCCGCATCCTGTCCAAAGACACCGTGGTCTTTATACGCAACCCAAGTATTGATCCCGACAATCGCACCCTCTGGGAAGAAACGCCTGGAAATAGTAGCACTTTCCTTGGGCACCACACGCTCAAGTGGTAGGAAATGTGATCAATGCCTTGGGGGAAATACTCGGCTACTCCATAATCGTTGGCATCGTCTTCCCTACCCTCCACAATATCATTGTTCCAGTCATGAACTTCTTTGCAGGGAGTAAGGGACAAGGCGGAGCTTATATCACAGCTTTCACCAAGGCGAGGATCAGTGAAGCGAAGTCAAATCACAAAGCTGTGGTCCTGGATGACAGCGATACCTCGAGGCGGTCTTTTCTGATGAAGTTCCTTGCCAAAAACACTTCGAAGCCAGATGCATTCACCTCATCCCATGTCATAACCGGTTGTCTTATCAACATGATCGCAGGATCCGACACAACTGGCATCAGCTTCTCAGCTGTGCTGTACTATCTACTCAAGAACCCCTCATGCATGGACAAGctacgagaagaagttgatacGTTTACTGCCAACGGCCAGATATCGACTTATGTCACTTATAAGGAGAGCCAGGCAATGCCGTACCTGCAGGCTGTGATCAAGGAAGCCTTGCGGTTACATCCAGCGACTGGGCTACATCCTCTCCCTTGTCGAGGAAGCCCAGACGCTTTCCATAAGTGATCATACCAATAACATCAAAAGCATAGCATTGAAACCAATGATGCATGTCTACCGCCTGACCTGCTGCATATAGTTCCGAGAGGCGATTCTTTAGCAGCTTGGCACACTCGTCAACAAAGGCTTCGTAGTTGACCAGGGAAGACATGGAGCACGTGGACTGATATTCTTTTCGATCGTGCGCATGCTTGGCCAACGATCGCTCGTTGAACAGATTGTTATCCCCGGGGTTGCCCCAGGGTATGTACCATGGGGACTTGGGGAACGAGGTACCCAGACCGTAGATTAATTTAACTGCCTCGAGGTCGCTGAAGCTGTAGCGGTTGGGCGCATAGCGAACGACAGAGCCTGAGGTGTTAATGACAAGAAAATGGCAGACATGTGGACAAATGTACCGTATTTCTTGTGGAGATCACGGTTGAAATGCTCGAAAGAACCTTGCGAGACTTTCCAAATATACCAGCCAAGTGTCCATCGGGCGGTACGAGGGCCTTGCACGGATCTCAGATCCGAGTGCAAATGCCGAAAGAGGGTCAAGACTCctttgaggaggagcagcgaCACTAATGGGATCGCAACGAGGTAAATGCTCATTTTGCTGCCAAGATCTACATTAGAAATAGTGACAAGAACCGCAAAGTTGCACGAGAGAAGCGATCACACGCCCTTTAAGTATGCGAAAATTGAAGAGGAGTCTATGGCGATATACCGTTGTTGACCGTCCCCATAAATTTCGGTTTTCGGATCAGCAAGTTGGCAGATTCCCCGCATTTCATCCCATTAGCGGGCAGTTATTGCAGATCCGGGGTTTAGCACATCCCGTGACCGAATGCAACAATAGATAATGACAGGTAATTGATGTTATTATGTGAAAGCTTTCCTACTCCTGGCTTGCTTAAGAATACATTAACTAATGACTGGCTTGTCGCTCTCTTCAGTGTAACTCCTAGCAAATACTAGTATGTTCACACAGTTCCAACTGGCACAAAAGCTTAAAAGACCCGAGCACGGCGAGTGGGCATCTTGCTGGGAACCATATCACCCGTACGCTCAAGAACATCCGCCTCATCTCCTCCAATCTGACCTCCAAGAGTAGCCGCATCCTGAGTAAGCTGCCCATCAATATTATCTCCATCAGTCTGGACAAGATCTGCGGCCTTGTCTTGTCCAATGGCGTGCAGATCAATGGCGGCGCCGTTGGCAATCTTATCAGCCTGCCTCTTTAcctttggtggaggaggaggtgggTTCGGtgctgccgccgcctccAGTGGTAGTTTTACCACCAAGGAGACTAGCAGCGTTGTCCTCAGCGTTCTCGACACCATAGCCGATACCGTTGTCGGTGCCACTAAAGACGgagtcgaagaagctgccttCGCCGGCGAGCTGGCGAGGTCTCATGGTTGGGGCGCTGAGGGTTGCGCTGGCGGCTGccaggatgatgagaagcttggcaagctgaGTCATTGTTGATAATGGAAGATGCTTATAGATTGGTAAAGTGTAATAAATGTGAGCCAGTGAGTCTTTTGTGTTGCTTTTCAAGATGTCTGTCTGAATGCAGGACAAGTAGTTACTGAAGCGGACGATCTTCTGCCTTTTATCATCGAATGCCTCTCTTACTTCTTCACGCTTGAGCAGATTTGTCACCTTTCACATGCCAACTACCTTCCCAGCCACGTTCGTCACGTCTGCCGAAAAGCACTCATAGTAATGCATCAGTCAGACGGCTCAAGGGTCCGAAGTATCGCACTGTAGATGGCTTAAAGGTGTACTATGACGTCGAAAAGCATATGAACGATGCGGCTCCCAAATGGTAAAAGTGTCAGCTGCGTCATATCTGAAAAGACTGCTCTCAAGTCACAATGGACAGTCGGAACTGGCGGCAAATCATATATGCACCATCACATATGGGGGGACGGCTCATTATTTGACGCCATGGCTAGTACTTAGGCTTTAAGCATATAGCTCTCTGGAATGTAATGTCAGGGGTCAAAAAAATAGGGGACCGGTCAAGCGTATACTTCTATTTGAACAAGTGAACCTTCTTGACAGCGATGCAGTTTTCTGATAGACAATTTCATAAGGAGCTGGTAACAGCCGGTAATTACTCCATGGTCCCGAGGATGACACAACCATAT
This genomic interval from Fusarium verticillioides 7600 chromosome 1, whole genome shotgun sequence contains the following:
- a CDS encoding alpha-galactosidase 2 yields the protein MTLLQTTPTTPKADPIVVDGTSFALNGKNVSYRFHVDPATGDLLLDHFGDRVTENPIAQIMSNGGGWSTQAHLRREFPDLGRGDFRAPAVHIKHAKGFTVCNFKYKSHTVLKGKPAIEKLPSTFGSDDDVSTLIIHLYDEYSSVGADLSYSIFPNFDAIVRNVKIINKSDDVITVEKLSSFSVDFPHENYEMLQLQGEWTRECNRTRRKVEYGLQGFGSTTGYSSHYHNPFLSMVSTTTTESHGEAWGFSLVYTGSFSVEVEKSHQGLTRVLVGMNPCQLSWPLRPGESLQSPECVSVFSNLGIGEMSRKFHRLYRQNLIRSKFVSEERPVLLNSWEGLYFDFDDKTIYKLAQESAKLGAKLFVLDDGWFGDKHPRVNDHAGLGDWVANPKRFPSGLDSLAKDITKLQVKDSDEKLQFGLWFEPEMVNQKSELYEQHPEWVLSAGNYARSETRQQLVLNAALPDVQDFIISSVSKILETVPVSYVKWDNNRAMHESPTPDNHHAYMLGIYHVFDVLTARFPDVLWEGCASGGGRFDPGILQYFPQVWTSDNMDAFDRIHIQFGTSLVYPPSTMGAHVCSAPNDVTGRSIPMSFRAHVAMMGGSFGFELNPDHTPEEDKAQIPELIKLAAKINPVIIKGDMWRLVLPEDSNFPAAIFVSEDGSQAVLFAFQIRATTVLNYPLLRLAGLDAAARYKLDGVETYSGATLMNGGIQFRFGTDYDSKVVLLERV
- a CDS encoding alpha-galactosidase 2, coding for MTLLQTTPTTPKADRRFPVLSSSALTNPAIVVDGTSFALNGKNVSYRFHVDPATGDLLLDHFGDRVTENPIAQIMSNGGGWSTQAHLRREFPDLGRGDFRAPAVHIKHAKGFTVCNFKYKSHTVLKGKPAIEKLPSTFGSDDDVSTLIIHLYDEYSSVGADLSYSIFPNFDAIVRNVKIINKSDDVITVEKLSSFSVDFPHENYEMLQLQGEWTRECNRTRRKVEYGLQGFGSTTGYSSHYHNPFLSMVSTTTTESHGEAWGFSLVYTGSFSVEVEKSHQGLTRVLVGMNPCQLSWPLRPGESLQSPECVSVFSNLGIGEMSRKFHRLYRQNLIRSKFVSEERPVLLNSWEGLYFDFDDKTIYKLAQESAKLGAKLFVLDDGWFGDKHPRVNDHAGLGDWVANPKRFPSGLDSLAKDITKLQVKDSDEKLQFGLWFEPEMVNQKSELYEQHPEWVLSAGNYARSETRQQLVLNAALPDVQDFIISSVSKILETVPVSYVKWDNNRAMHESPTPDNHHAYMLGIYHVFDVLTARFPDVLWEGCASGGGRFDPGILQYFPQVWTSDNMDAFDRIHIQFGTSLVYPPSTMGAHVCSAPNDVTGRSIPMSFRAHVAMMGGSFGFELNPDHTPEEDKAQIPELIKLAAKINPVIIKGDMWRLVLPEDSNFPAAIFVSEDGSQAVLFAFQIRATTVLNYPLLRLAGLDAAARYKLDGVETYSGATLMNGGIQFRFGTDYDSKVVLLERV
- a CDS encoding cytochrome P450 oxidoreductase encodes the protein MSIYLVAIPLVSLLLLKGVLTLFRHLHSDLRSVQGPRTARWTLGWYIWKVSQGSFEHFNRDLHKKYGSVVRYAPNRYSFSDLEAVKLIYGLGTSFPKSPWYIPWGNPGDNNLFNERSLAKHAHDRKEYQSTCSMSSLVNYEAFVDECAKLLKNRLSELYAAGQAVDMHHWFQCYAFDVIGMITYGKRLGFLDKGEDVAQSLDVTARLP